From Deinococcus sp. HSC-46F16, the proteins below share one genomic window:
- a CDS encoding heavy-metal-associated domain-containing protein, translating into MTTELTVNGMTCGHCEKAVQNALKSVPGVQDVRVNLQDGTATVQGDADPQALVAAVTEEGYGAQVRA; encoded by the coding sequence ATGACCACCGAACTGACCGTCAACGGCATGACGTGCGGCCACTGCGAGAAGGCCGTTCAGAATGCGCTCAAGAGTGTGCCGGGCGTCCAGGATGTCCGTGTCAACCTGCAGGACGGTACCGCGACCGTGCAGGGCGACGCTGATCCGCAGGCGCTTGTCGCCGCCGTCACAGAGGAAGGCTACGGGGCTCAGGTCCGCGCTTAA
- a CDS encoding four-helix bundle copper-binding protein encodes MTHHLQAMLQTHPQPSTLFDQEALRACIEACFECAQICTSCADACLGEQGHLAHLVRCIRLNLDCADVCGTTGRVLSRLTQPDPNVVRAQLQACLVACQACGSECEMHARDMNMQHCAVCAESCRRCEQACQALLAGMTA; translated from the coding sequence ATGACGCACCATCTTCAGGCCATGCTGCAAACCCACCCGCAGCCCAGCACCCTGTTCGATCAGGAGGCACTTCGCGCGTGCATCGAAGCTTGCTTCGAGTGCGCTCAGATCTGCACGTCCTGCGCCGACGCTTGCCTGGGTGAACAAGGCCACCTGGCACACCTGGTGCGGTGCATTCGCCTGAACCTCGACTGTGCCGACGTCTGCGGAACAACGGGCCGGGTGCTGTCGCGCTTGACCCAGCCTGATCCGAATGTGGTACGCGCTCAGCTTCAGGCTTGCCTGGTAGCGTGCCAGGCGTGCGGGAGCGAGTGCGAGATGCATGCACGGGACATGAACATGCAGCATTGCGCGGTGTGCGCCGAGAGCTGCCGCCGCTGCGAGCAGGCCTGCCAAGCGCTGCTGGCGGGGATGACGGCATGA
- a CDS encoding peptidoglycan DD-metalloendopeptidase family protein: MNQPHAKPSVPPVPGLVRAACLVATALLFGTANAYTVKPGDTLYRLAQLHGTTVAELIRLNSLTSTTLEVGQTLRLPGVSTATANASVPGTVPSRIGGVTVNAPATLRMGDAFILRLSGPGAAQATVRFPSEAGEDVRLPGERLTPIPAGNEFIVLGRVVLGKNTPVVYEIQVGQDVMQGRIPVTGLPQPLQRLNLPPRIASKLEDPARKAEDAAVEQAYARRTAQAWSRPFQPAAAVRAQSSAFGQPRTYVANGPVAYHYGTDYLAPAGTTVMAVNDGTVVVAGMYPVRGGLVVIDHGAGLTSLYFHQRAVTVKVGQKVTRGQKVGEVGSTGLSTGAHLHLEMRVRGEGTDPAGWMNRLWPK, encoded by the coding sequence ATGAACCAGCCACACGCCAAGCCCAGCGTTCCTCCTGTGCCCGGCCTCGTGCGCGCGGCGTGCCTTGTGGCGACCGCCCTCCTCTTCGGGACAGCCAACGCCTACACCGTCAAGCCAGGCGACACGCTCTACCGTCTCGCGCAGCTTCACGGGACGACCGTCGCCGAACTCATCCGCCTCAATAGCCTGACGAGCACCACCCTGGAGGTCGGGCAGACCCTTCGCCTTCCGGGCGTAAGCACCGCGACAGCCAACGCGTCTGTTCCGGGTACAGTGCCTTCCCGCATAGGTGGGGTCACCGTCAACGCGCCCGCCACCCTGCGAATGGGGGACGCGTTCATCCTGCGGCTGAGCGGTCCGGGAGCTGCGCAGGCCACCGTGCGCTTTCCCAGTGAGGCAGGCGAGGACGTACGTCTGCCGGGAGAGCGTCTGACGCCCATCCCCGCAGGAAATGAATTCATCGTATTGGGGCGCGTCGTCCTCGGGAAAAACACCCCCGTGGTGTACGAGATCCAGGTAGGGCAGGACGTGATGCAAGGCCGCATTCCCGTCACTGGACTGCCGCAGCCTCTGCAACGGCTCAACCTGCCGCCCCGCATTGCCAGCAAGCTCGAAGACCCCGCCCGAAAGGCTGAGGACGCCGCCGTCGAACAGGCCTATGCCCGGCGGACGGCGCAGGCATGGTCGCGGCCCTTCCAGCCCGCAGCGGCTGTGCGGGCGCAAAGCAGCGCCTTCGGACAACCGCGGACCTATGTCGCGAACGGGCCGGTCGCGTACCACTACGGCACGGATTACCTGGCCCCGGCAGGAACGACCGTGATGGCCGTGAACGATGGAACGGTCGTGGTGGCGGGCATGTACCCGGTGCGCGGGGGTCTGGTGGTCATCGACCACGGGGCGGGACTGACCAGCCTGTACTTTCACCAGCGTGCTGTGACGGTCAAGGTTGGGCAGAAGGTCACCCGGGGGCAGAAGGTGGGCGAGGTGGGCAGCACCGGACTGAGCACAGGTGCCCACCTGCACCTGGAGATGCGGGTGCGCGGTGAGGGCACAGACCCAGCTGGGTGGATGAATCGTCTCTGGCCAAAGTAA
- a CDS encoding DUF305 domain-containing protein, which yields MKPLVLTLTLALLSGMPQALAGGNEPMTMSMPMSSDAMATHMRTMMRPMMADLERLSGRAFDRAFLSMMIPHHASAIDMSQAALPRLRDPQVRAWAQKIISDQRKEIAEMQAHLRTIGGADMARQTTMQRSMGMMDMAQMLRTASSPDRMFLEMMIPHHGSANDMANLALQKSQDPVVLDLAEQIMKTQAGEMHDFKDWLRTRS from the coding sequence ATGAAGCCCTTGGTCCTGACCCTCACGCTGGCGCTACTGTCCGGTATGCCCCAGGCTCTGGCCGGCGGCAACGAACCGATGACCATGAGCATGCCGATGAGCTCGGACGCCATGGCCACCCATATGCGGACCATGATGCGCCCGATGATGGCGGATCTCGAGCGGCTCAGTGGGCGGGCGTTTGATCGAGCGTTTCTTTCAATGATGATTCCGCACCACGCGTCGGCCATTGACATGAGTCAGGCGGCGTTGCCCAGACTCCGGGACCCGCAGGTGCGTGCCTGGGCGCAGAAGATCATCAGCGATCAGCGCAAGGAGATCGCCGAAATGCAGGCCCACCTGAGGACCATCGGCGGAGCGGATATGGCGCGGCAGACCACGATGCAGCGGAGCATGGGGATGATGGACATGGCCCAGATGTTGAGGACGGCCAGTAGTCCGGACCGGATGTTCTTGGAAATGATGATCCCACATCACGGCAGCGCGAACGACATGGCTAATTTGGCCCTTCAGAAGTCTCAAGACCCTGTGGTGTTGGACTTGGCCGAGCAGATCATGAAGACCCAAGCTGGGGAGATGCACGATTTCAAGGATTGGTTGCGTACCCGGAGCTGA
- a CDS encoding C39 family peptidase — MKPLRILLPGALLGSAVAAPYSQQTSFGRPSPLIQAAQRQTGVPFSWQPLPGAGQGSWEGPVVEVAPFNELIPSWNVTGPATSAVAVQVRVRRPDGRWTPYFSFGTWSAAGARASARVSRTADGTVNTDTLTLPFRATAFQYKATLGPGLKAHLLSFNTADTALRFGGQGQAGQAQVWNTVLKVPGLSQMIYPNGGPIWCSPTSVSMILGFWNRPVRVPDAARATYDRTYDGFGNWPFNTAYAATQGLQALVTRLGSLRDAEAYIAQGLPLALSVRFKAGELPGAPLSWSNGHLLVLTGFDAQGNPVVNDPAARNDAGVKRTYPRAVFERLWLNHAGGMAYVMAPRP; from the coding sequence GTGAAGCCCCTGCGGATCCTTCTGCCCGGCGCACTCCTCGGCTCAGCCGTTGCCGCGCCCTACAGCCAGCAGACCAGCTTCGGCCGTCCGTCTCCCCTGATCCAAGCAGCGCAGCGGCAGACGGGCGTTCCGTTCAGTTGGCAACCCCTGCCCGGCGCCGGGCAGGGGTCATGGGAAGGCCCGGTGGTCGAAGTCGCGCCCTTCAACGAGTTGATTCCCAGCTGGAACGTGACAGGCCCGGCCACCAGTGCCGTCGCCGTGCAGGTTCGCGTACGGCGTCCAGACGGCCGCTGGACGCCGTACTTCAGCTTCGGGACTTGGAGCGCGGCAGGAGCCCGCGCGAGCGCCCGGGTCAGCCGCACGGCCGACGGCACGGTAAACACCGATACCCTCACCCTGCCCTTCCGTGCCACAGCCTTTCAGTACAAGGCCACGCTCGGTCCAGGCCTGAAAGCTCACCTGCTGTCCTTCAACACAGCAGATACCGCCCTGCGGTTCGGGGGGCAGGGACAGGCAGGACAGGCCCAGGTTTGGAACACCGTACTGAAGGTCCCCGGTCTCTCCCAGATGATCTACCCAAATGGTGGCCCTATCTGGTGCAGCCCGACCAGCGTCAGCATGATCCTGGGCTTCTGGAACCGGCCCGTGCGGGTGCCGGACGCGGCCCGGGCAACGTACGACCGCACCTACGACGGGTTCGGTAACTGGCCCTTCAATACCGCGTACGCCGCCACACAGGGCCTCCAAGCGCTCGTCACGCGCCTGGGCAGCCTGCGCGACGCAGAAGCCTACATTGCCCAGGGACTCCCCCTGGCGCTGAGCGTGCGCTTCAAGGCGGGCGAGTTGCCCGGCGCGCCCCTCTCCTGGTCGAACGGCCACCTGCTGGTCCTCACCGGGTTCGACGCCCAGGGCAACCCCGTGGTCAACGACCCCGCCGCCAGAAACGACGCCGGCGTCAAGCGGACCTACCCGCGCGCCGTGTTCGAGCGGCTATGGCTCAACCATGCGGGCGGCATGGCGTACGTGATGGCGCCCCGCCCCTGA
- a CDS encoding restriction endonuclease codes for MARASRTLNPLHFEDLEPHRFEDLVRQLAYDYRVWSSIEATGRGGADDGIDIRAFESSVVPEVLDEEEDEAPPGLPTPGRLWIFQCKREKRITPKQVERYVQESITGEQVPYGFILAAACDFSKKSYDAFRAALIGTGVQEFHLWGKAELEDMLFQPKNDPLLFAYFGISLQTRKRSRQSELRAVLAWRKRVGRILGNPTDILQKEILFRDATDEAYPLTEEVADFEQNPRWAIYRVRYFNARNALILEIRSHLAFHDPETGEWDMLPEPVPNDLDNQLWGKESESSDMHWRRQHAWQRTVPEKHRAELVVLNTISLERVLAVDELGDLAHPLPIFYVEPLSSGKLLDAEDEFHLLTSAGYGLHKPEYDADPEKRIPYFKEFKLEAGDEQHT; via the coding sequence ATGGCCCGCGCCTCCCGTACCCTGAACCCCCTGCACTTCGAGGATCTGGAACCCCACCGGTTTGAGGACCTCGTCCGGCAACTCGCCTACGATTACCGTGTCTGGAGCAGTATCGAAGCCACCGGACGTGGGGGCGCGGACGACGGCATCGATATCCGGGCCTTCGAGAGCAGCGTCGTGCCCGAGGTGCTGGATGAAGAGGAGGACGAAGCTCCTCCTGGGTTGCCCACGCCAGGGCGCCTCTGGATCTTCCAGTGCAAGCGGGAAAAGCGCATCACGCCGAAACAGGTCGAGCGGTATGTCCAGGAGAGCATCACAGGGGAGCAAGTGCCCTACGGTTTCATCCTGGCTGCGGCCTGCGACTTCAGCAAGAAGTCCTATGACGCTTTCCGCGCTGCCCTGATAGGGACAGGCGTGCAAGAGTTCCACCTGTGGGGGAAGGCAGAACTGGAAGACATGCTGTTCCAGCCGAAAAACGACCCCCTGCTCTTCGCCTATTTCGGGATCAGTTTGCAGACGAGGAAACGGTCACGTCAAAGTGAATTGAGGGCTGTCCTGGCCTGGCGCAAACGGGTTGGCAGAATTCTTGGCAACCCAACGGACATCCTCCAGAAGGAGATCCTCTTTCGTGACGCGACGGATGAAGCGTATCCCTTGACCGAGGAAGTGGCAGACTTTGAACAAAATCCAAGGTGGGCGATTTACCGCGTTCGCTACTTTAACGCGCGCAACGCCCTCATCCTGGAGATCCGCTCTCACCTCGCTTTTCATGACCCTGAAACTGGCGAGTGGGATATGCTCCCTGAACCTGTTCCCAATGACCTCGACAACCAGCTCTGGGGAAAAGAGAGCGAGTCCAGTGATATGCACTGGCGTAGACAGCACGCCTGGCAGCGCACTGTTCCTGAAAAGCACCGAGCGGAACTCGTGGTCTTGAACACGATTTCGCTCGAACGAGTGCTGGCGGTGGACGAGCTGGGCGATCTGGCTCATCCCCTGCCGATCTTTTATGTTGAGCCCCTTTCCTCAGGGAAGCTGCTGGATGCGGAAGATGAGTTTCACCTCCTCACCTCAGCTGGATACGGCTTGCATAAGCCGGAATACGATGCGGATCCTGAAAAACGCATCCCCTACTTCAAGGAGTTCAAGCTTGAAGCAGGGGATGAACAACACACCTGA
- a CDS encoding S9 family peptidase, translating to MPDLLRLALLLACSTGVAAAQAPQNNQEPLSIERMRARSYPGSALTTRQPLSPGANYRRSVVSYQSDGLRINALLTVPSGTPPKGGWPAIVFNHGYIPPQQYRTTERYGAYVDAFARAGFAVLKPDYRGHGASQGEPADTAYWSPEYTTDVLNAFASLQKLKGVNPERIGMWGHSMGGHITLRAMVINSGIKAGNIWAGVVGPYDLIFRDLPRWGSGSTRDDPRARMLAKYGTPERSPALYQAISPNFFLKDLRGRPLQLHHGTGDTHVPISFSQSLAAGLKAAKQPYTFFSYPGDDHNLSRNLGVALQRSVEFFKKTL from the coding sequence ATGCCTGACCTTCTCCGACTTGCCCTGCTCCTGGCCTGTTCCACTGGCGTCGCCGCGGCTCAGGCACCGCAGAACAACCAAGAGCCCCTCTCCATCGAGCGCATGCGCGCCCGCTCGTACCCTGGCAGTGCCCTGACGACCCGCCAACCACTCTCGCCCGGCGCCAACTACCGGCGCAGCGTCGTGTCCTACCAGTCTGACGGTCTGCGCATCAACGCGCTGCTCACGGTGCCCAGCGGGACCCCCCCGAAGGGAGGTTGGCCCGCCATCGTCTTCAACCACGGCTATATCCCCCCGCAGCAGTACCGCACGACCGAACGGTACGGGGCCTACGTGGACGCCTTTGCACGTGCGGGATTCGCCGTCCTGAAGCCCGACTACCGGGGGCACGGCGCTTCCCAGGGCGAGCCAGCGGACACGGCGTACTGGTCCCCCGAGTACACCACGGACGTCCTGAACGCGTTCGCCTCCCTCCAGAAACTCAAGGGGGTGAACCCGGAACGGATCGGGATGTGGGGTCACTCCATGGGCGGACATATCACCTTGCGGGCCATGGTGATCAACTCCGGCATCAAGGCGGGCAACATCTGGGCAGGCGTGGTGGGGCCGTACGACCTGATCTTTAGGGACCTGCCTCGTTGGGGAAGCGGCTCCACCCGGGATGATCCCCGGGCGCGGATGCTCGCCAAGTACGGCACGCCGGAGCGCAGCCCAGCCCTCTACCAGGCCATCTCCCCGAACTTCTTTCTCAAGGACCTGAGGGGGCGTCCCTTGCAGCTGCATCACGGCACGGGCGACACGCATGTGCCCATCAGCTTCTCGCAGTCGCTCGCGGCAGGGTTGAAGGCCGCGAAGCAGCCTTACACGTTCTTCTCCTACCCCGGCGATGATCACAACCTCAGCCGGAACCTTGGCGTGGCCCTCCAGCGGTCCGTGGAATTCTTCAAGAAGACCCTTTAA
- a CDS encoding metal-sensitive transcriptional regulator, producing the protein MPEDARKRAARRLKIARGHLDSIVAMLEKDDAYCVDVLRQIKAVQGALSGAGEVVLRGHLEAHVATASTRGDSVELVEELMEALKYT; encoded by the coding sequence ATGCCGGAGGACGCGCGCAAACGCGCAGCCCGGCGCCTCAAGATTGCCCGTGGGCACCTGGACAGCATTGTGGCCATGCTCGAGAAGGACGATGCCTACTGCGTGGACGTACTCCGGCAGATCAAGGCCGTGCAGGGTGCGCTTTCAGGCGCGGGCGAGGTCGTGCTGCGCGGGCACCTCGAGGCGCACGTCGCCACCGCCTCGACCCGGGGTGACAGCGTGGAGCTCGTCGAGGAACTGATGGAAGCGCTCAAGTACACCTGA
- a CDS encoding DEAD/DEAH box helicase family protein, which produces MLEQLARSDSALTGCTARPYHQGRTTGTLLEHPEISPVLVVSKPGTPPADLEHVLWTEGGAIPSSPEDVVQLKARWLKPRFTRQMPLPEGLRDHVLASWSGAFHFAEEMELGDGRLQPGLRPPQIGALHAALAHWTVSSEPATIVMPTGTGKTETMLALLVQQRIPRLLVVVPNDALRTQISEKFLTLGLLRTVGALGDGALLPVVCKLEHALQSAAQAQDVFGPCNVVVTTMDVLRLCSDEAKRRIVALCSHLFIDEAHHIPAKTWQQTRALFLDRTILQFTATPFRSGRELVPGKIIFNYPLRKAQQEGYFKPIRFHPVSALDPVQADRLIIAKALELLGTDLEPSPARPEGLDHLVMARAKTVDRAQALHALYSEACRGKPYGAVVVYHGMPATQKRAALDALARREARVVVCVNMFGEGFDLPNLKIAAMHDIHKSLTITLQFTGRFTRASRALGNAALIANVSLAEVRDELRDLYAEDPDWNVLLETLSTQASGRQEQVMDFLDSFQKEEQALPIQNISPKMSAVVYQTSCVMWTPERITDEVKEHLLYAPPAISHRERVAVFVTRQQTPIAWGDILQLQDVTWDVTILHWDLDRHLLYVHSSDLDSTSDKLAQAVTGGTAVRVMGEQTFRCLHGIERLTLTNLGLSSTIRGAVRFTMFMGSDIVSGLAEASTRDRTKSNIFGFGYAHAERASAGCSAKGRLWSYQIADTIYDWMTWCHDLGDKLLDDTIDVSQVLQRAIKWQVVDRRPPAVPLAMEWDEDILARSEDAITFDIGGQTSHLYQTGLAITTFQETGPLRFKVFTEDQAAEYEIEFGTDVAYRPVSGVEVLVTMGKAEKNARVPLSQWLLRYPPTTYFHDRSVLWGHLIAIPSPIQSPFPKERVETWDWSRTNIRAESQGPHRDPTTIQFQVIQKLLAQDFELVFDDDDTWEAADVVAMKVQDDRLIVHLYHCKYSSEDDPGARVADLYEVCGQAQKSVHWRADVEGLLSHLLKREGERQSRHGTTRFDRGDAALLHTLTRKARHLRPEFHVAVVQPGVSRRRISPPQQHLLAVTELYLQETYGITFAVITSE; this is translated from the coding sequence GTGCTCGAGCAACTGGCCCGTTCGGATAGCGCCCTCACCGGATGTACAGCTCGCCCTTATCACCAGGGCCGTACAACGGGAACCCTCCTGGAACATCCCGAAATCTCACCCGTGCTGGTGGTCAGCAAACCTGGAACACCTCCAGCCGATCTGGAGCATGTGCTCTGGACAGAAGGTGGGGCGATCCCCTCCTCCCCCGAGGACGTGGTCCAGCTCAAGGCCCGTTGGCTCAAGCCGCGGTTTACCCGCCAGATGCCCTTGCCGGAGGGGCTCCGTGACCACGTCCTGGCGTCCTGGTCTGGAGCCTTCCACTTCGCGGAAGAAATGGAACTCGGGGATGGCCGCCTGCAACCCGGCCTGCGACCGCCCCAGATCGGGGCCCTGCATGCAGCGCTGGCCCACTGGACGGTGAGCTCCGAGCCGGCCACCATCGTCATGCCGACCGGCACCGGCAAGACCGAAACGATGTTGGCCCTCCTCGTCCAGCAGCGGATTCCACGTCTGCTGGTGGTCGTTCCCAATGACGCATTGCGCACGCAAATCAGCGAGAAGTTCCTGACGCTGGGCCTGCTCCGCACGGTCGGCGCCCTGGGAGACGGGGCGCTGCTGCCCGTGGTCTGCAAACTCGAACACGCCTTGCAGAGCGCGGCGCAAGCCCAGGACGTCTTCGGCCCCTGCAACGTGGTGGTCACGACCATGGACGTTCTTCGTCTGTGCAGTGACGAGGCCAAGCGCCGCATCGTGGCGCTCTGCTCCCATCTGTTCATCGACGAGGCCCACCATATCCCGGCCAAAACCTGGCAGCAGACGCGGGCTCTGTTTCTGGACCGCACCATTCTTCAATTCACCGCCACCCCATTCCGCAGTGGCCGCGAGCTTGTCCCAGGCAAAATCATCTTCAACTATCCCCTCCGCAAAGCGCAGCAGGAGGGATACTTCAAACCCATCCGGTTTCACCCGGTCTCCGCCCTCGACCCAGTACAGGCGGACCGCTTGATCATCGCCAAAGCCCTCGAGCTTCTTGGTACGGACCTTGAGCCCAGCCCCGCGCGTCCAGAAGGCCTGGATCACCTCGTGATGGCCCGCGCCAAGACGGTGGACCGTGCCCAGGCGCTGCACGCCCTATACAGCGAAGCCTGCCGTGGCAAGCCGTATGGAGCGGTGGTGGTGTACCACGGGATGCCGGCGACTCAAAAACGTGCAGCGCTCGACGCCCTGGCACGGCGGGAAGCGCGGGTGGTGGTGTGCGTGAACATGTTCGGTGAGGGGTTCGACCTGCCCAACCTGAAAATCGCCGCGATGCACGACATTCACAAAAGTCTGACCATCACCCTGCAGTTCACCGGGCGCTTCACCCGTGCCAGCCGGGCGCTCGGGAACGCGGCGCTGATCGCCAACGTGAGCCTGGCCGAAGTGCGGGACGAGCTGCGGGACCTGTACGCCGAAGATCCCGACTGGAACGTGTTGCTGGAGACCCTGAGCACCCAGGCCTCAGGGCGCCAGGAACAGGTGATGGATTTCCTGGACAGCTTCCAGAAAGAAGAGCAGGCGCTGCCGATTCAAAACATTTCCCCCAAGATGAGCGCGGTGGTCTACCAGACCAGTTGCGTCATGTGGACGCCGGAGCGCATCACCGACGAGGTCAAAGAACACCTGCTGTACGCACCGCCCGCGATCAGCCACCGGGAACGGGTGGCCGTCTTCGTGACCCGGCAGCAAACGCCGATCGCCTGGGGTGACATCCTCCAACTGCAAGACGTGACCTGGGACGTCACCATCCTGCACTGGGACCTGGATCGGCACTTGCTGTACGTGCACAGCTCGGATCTGGACAGCACGTCCGACAAGCTGGCTCAGGCGGTCACGGGTGGAACGGCGGTACGGGTCATGGGCGAACAGACCTTCCGGTGCTTACACGGGATTGAGCGCCTCACCCTGACAAACCTTGGGCTGAGCAGCACCATTCGCGGCGCGGTGCGCTTCACGATGTTCATGGGGTCCGACATTGTCTCGGGCCTTGCCGAAGCGTCCACCCGGGACCGCACCAAATCCAACATCTTCGGCTTTGGGTATGCGCATGCCGAACGCGCCAGCGCCGGGTGCTCCGCAAAGGGCCGACTCTGGTCCTACCAGATCGCGGACACCATCTACGACTGGATGACCTGGTGCCACGACCTCGGCGACAAACTGCTCGACGACACCATTGACGTGAGCCAGGTGCTCCAGCGCGCCATCAAGTGGCAGGTGGTGGATAGACGCCCCCCCGCCGTTCCCCTGGCCATGGAGTGGGATGAGGACATCCTCGCGCGCTCAGAGGACGCCATTACCTTCGACATAGGCGGCCAGACGTCCCACCTCTACCAAACCGGGCTGGCCATCACGACGTTCCAGGAGACCGGTCCTCTCCGGTTCAAGGTCTTCACGGAAGACCAAGCGGCCGAGTACGAGATCGAGTTCGGGACGGACGTGGCTTACCGGCCGGTGAGCGGTGTGGAGGTGCTCGTGACCATGGGCAAGGCAGAAAAGAACGCGCGTGTGCCCTTGTCCCAGTGGCTGCTCCGTTACCCGCCCACCACGTACTTCCACGACCGATCCGTGTTGTGGGGGCACTTGATCGCCATCCCCTCACCCATCCAGTCGCCCTTCCCCAAAGAGCGGGTCGAGACCTGGGACTGGAGCCGCACCAATATCCGCGCCGAATCGCAGGGACCCCACCGGGACCCCACGACCATTCAATTCCAGGTGATCCAGAAGCTTCTGGCCCAGGACTTCGAGCTCGTCTTCGACGATGACGATACGTGGGAAGCCGCAGACGTGGTGGCCATGAAGGTGCAGGACGACCGGCTGATCGTGCACCTCTACCACTGCAAGTACTCCAGCGAAGACGATCCTGGCGCGCGCGTCGCCGACCTGTACGAGGTCTGTGGTCAGGCCCAGAAAAGCGTGCACTGGCGTGCAGATGTGGAGGGGCTCCTGAGCCACCTGCTCAAGCGGGAGGGTGAACGTCAGTCGAGGCACGGCACGACCCGCTTCGACCGGGGAGATGCAGCGCTGCTCCATACACTGACCCGCAAGGCACGGCACCTGCGCCCGGAGTTTCATGTGGCCGTGGTGCAACCTGGTGTCTCCCGGCGCCGAATCTCCCCTCCACAGCAGCACCTCCTGGCGGTCACGGAACTGTACCTGCAGGAAACCTACGGCATCACCTTCGCCGTGATCACCAGCGAATGA